GGCAATTTGCCGACTCTCGCGCCCGCCTCGTACCGCACTTCGCCGCCAACCACCTTGCGGTCCTCGCAGGCCTTGCGTTACTCACCCTCGGACTCGCGCCCGCCCTCTTAGGCTGGGCCGCCGGCGCAAGTACGCTCGGCGCCGCTGCCGTGTCAATCGCCATCGGTTCGGCGGTCATCTGGCTCATTCAAGGCAAAGCCGCTCAGGCGCTCCTCTTCGGGTTCGGAACGTTTGCGTTAATGCTTCGCCCTGGCATCTCCTTCTGGCTGGCGTCAGAAACAGCCACCTTGAACTGGCCCTACCAACTCGCGCTCTGCGTCGCTGGCTGGGCGGTCTTCGGCGGCTGGCTCGCTCGCCTTACAAAACTTCGCGAGGAACACGACGATTACTCCCAACCGATCTATCTCCCAGCAGGTTCCGCGACGCGGATGGAGCGGATGCAAGCCAGTCGCGGTGCGGCTCGGTTGTATCCCAACGGCACATCAATCTCGCCATCTTGGCAGCTAGGCGACAAGTGGCGCGACCGCCTCGCCGGGATTCGAGCGACCAGCGTCGCGGCGCGCCAGCAATTGCTCCGCTATGGCGCCTCTCAATCGCCCGCTTGGCATACGGCGGCTGGCATTTCAACCGCTTACGCAGTCCTAATCTGCCTCACCCCGGTGTTTTGCTCGATAGGAATCCCGCCCGCTCCCAGCTTTTACTATTTTGGCGTGATCCCAATGTCCGCGCTGATCGCTCCCGGCATGCTGATACTACGCCGGAGCAAAATGCCGCAAGAACTTTTGTTACCGCTCACTCGCCGGGCATACATCGATGGCCTGTACACCGCGATGGCAAGAAGCGCCGTCGTTACTTGGACTATCGTCCATCTTCTCCTGCTGGCAACCGTTTCTCTGATGACTCCGCGGACGATGAGCGTTGCCTTCGCCCTCGCACTGACCGCACTCTCGTTCTCCGCTTACTTGTATGCATTCGGAGTGTTCGCTTGGCTCGCCCAGACTCAATCGGCCACGCGACGACTCCTGCTCATGCTCGTCTTGGGCGCCCCAGTCGCCGGCATACTCAACGCGGGAGTCGATGCCATTACCGTGAAATCTCTCCCGCCGCCGCTTCCCGCGACTATCACCGCCTCGCTCGCACAGCCGTCATCCACCGAAGATCTCGCCAGAGCCGAGCGAATCGTCAGCCGCCACGAAGAGCAGGTACGCCGCAGCAGCCGCACCAAGCCCCTCATGGCTTGGAGCATTGCCGCATCGCTCAGCGTAATCGGCGCTATTTGCACGGTCGTCAGCCGGCGAAGATGGATGAACCTGGAACTGGCTTAGCAATCCTCTCCGTCCAATTCACGCTCACCGTCAATCCCGATGCAGCATAGCAAAATGGAAATCGGCTAGAGCGAGCTTCGGCGGACATGGCGCCAGGAGCGTCCCACTGAGCGACGCGAAGGACCCGGCGGTTTGTGCAACAAGCCTGATGCTTCGCTGAGTCTCTTCTACATTCCCACGAACGGCCCAGCCAGACGAACGCCGCGTTTCGCCGAAACTCGCTCTAACCGACTCGCTGACGACGCTCGAGCGTCGTCAGTCATCAAGAAAAAGAGAGGCACGGCTCTGCTGTGCCGTTGGCGGGTCGAGACCCAACGGCATAGAGTCGCGTCGCAGAGCCGTGCCCGAGGATGGCTTGCGAGTGAGGTGTCCTGCACTCGCCGACACCAGACATACGGGGTCGCGATTCTGGATGGATGCAGGTTTTTTTCGCGCGACTCGCCGCGCAGCTCACGAACGCGCGGCAGGCGTTTGTAGAACGGCGTTTTTTCGCTGATTTCCGGGGCGATTTGGCCGCAATCCCCGCGGCGTCGTTATCCCGCATTCAAGGCAAGCGTTTTCCGTAGTTCGTTTACACTACGGAGAATGGCGACCAATACCGCTACGTTTAGCCCCCGGTTCTTCAAACCGGGGGCACTACGCGGTTAAACATCGACCGCATCGTGACGTCCGTCGGGCTAAAAGCCCAACCTACAGAAACCGCTTCAGCACTTCATCCGGCGCCGCGGCGTAGGTACTCGGCGTCATCGAGCAGCTCGCCCGCCCCTGGCTGAGGCTGCGCATTGCACTCGAATAGCCGAACAGCTTTTCGAGCGGCGCCTCGGCGTGCAGCACCGTGAGATGGCCGCGCGACTGCGTGTGGTTGATGATCGCCCGCCGCTGCTGCAGGTCGCTCACCAAGTCGCCGACGTGTTCGTCGGGCGTGCTGATTTCGAGCTTCATGATCGGCTCCAGCAGCACCGTGCCCGCTTCGCGCACGGCCGCGTCGAACGCCAGATTGGCCGCGGTGCGGAACGCGATTTCGCTGCTTTCGGTTTCGTGGACGTCGCCGCCGAGCAGCGTCACTTTGAGCCACATCAACGGGAAGCCAAAGGCGCCGCCCCCTTGGGCCGCATTCTCAAGCTCTTCCATCACGACCGCCAGATACTCGCCCGGCAGGCCATGGTCGGGCACCGCGCGGACGACGATTTCGGCTGCATTCGGCGCCGGTTCGACCTTCACGCGAACGACGCCCGTGTGCTGCACGCCGTTGATGAGCCGGCGGCACTCCCCTTCCGCTTCGGCTGCCGTGCGAATCGTCTCGCGGTAGCTGACGCGTGGATTGTGGACTTTTACATTAAGTTTGAAGTCTCGCTGCAGGCGATGCTGAATCACTTCGAGGTGAAGCTCGCCCATGCCGCCGATCAGCGTTTGCCCCGTCTCTTCATTTTCGCTGGCCGTGAACGTCGGATCTTGCTTCCGCAGCATATCGAGCGTTTCCGACAGTTTTTTCTTGTCGGCCGTGCTCTCGGGCTCGATCGCCATCGAGATAACCGTCTGCGGAAACTCGATCGACTCCAGCAGAATCGGCTCGCGGGTATCGCAGAGCGTGTCGCCGGTGACCGAATCGCGAAGTCCGATCACGCCGACGATGTCGCCGGCCGTGGCCGACTCGAGCTGCTCGTCCTTCTTGCTGGCGTGGATCCGCCAGAGCTGGGCGACGTTTTCTTTGGCGTTCTTGCCGGGGTTTAGCACGCGGCTGTTGCCTTCGAGCGTACCCGAGTAGACGCGCACCCACGACAGATCGCCCGTTTTGTACGGCAGAATCTTGAAGACGAGGCCGCAGAACGGTTCCTTCGGATCGGGCTTCCGCTTGATCGGCGGCAGGTCCGGCTCGCCTTCCTTCGCTTTCTTGCTTTTGCCGTGCGACTTTTGCGTCGGATCGCGTCCTTCGACCGGCGGCTTATCGAGCGGGCTCGGCAGGTACGCGGCGACGCCGTCGAGCAGCGGCTGGACGCCGATGCCGTGCAGGGCCGAGCCGCAGAGGATCGGCTGAATTTGCTGCTGCACCGTCGCGTCGCGGACGACTTTGTGGATCAGCGGCTCGGGAATCGGCTCGCCGCTGAGGGCGAGCTCCATCAGCTCGTTGCTGTAGTTGTAGAGCTTCTCCAGCAGATCATCTCGCCACAACGCCGCATCGACGGCAAACTCGGCGGGGATCTCCTCCTCGATGATCTTGCGACCTTCCTTCCCTTCGGGAAAGGTGAGGGCCTTCATGCGGATGAGATCGATCACGCCGCGGAAGGGATTCGCGACGTGCGCGGGGCCGAGGCCCATCGGAATCTGCAGCGCGACGGGATTGGCGCCGAGGCGGTCGCGGATTTCCTCGACGAGTGTGTCGAAGTTGGCGCCTTCGCGGTCGAGCTTGTTGATAAACGCGATCCGCGGCACATGGTACTTGTCGGCCTGCCGCCAGACCGTTTCGCTTTGCGCTTCGACGCCTTCACGAGCACTGAAGACGATCACGGCGCCGTCGAGCACGCGGAGACTGCGCTCGACCTCGGCCGTGAAGTCGACGTGCCCCGGGGTGTCGATGAGGTTGACCTCGACCTGCTTCACCGGCATGCCGGGGTTCGAGGCGACCTTCCACGGGAACGCAACGCATGCGCTGTAGATGGTAATGCCGCGCTCAGCCTCTTCGGCGTCGTCGTCGGTGGTCGTGGTGCCGCGATCGACTTCGCCGGCGCGATGCTTCGTACCCGAGGCGAACAGCATCCGCTCGGTCACCGTCGTCTTGCCGGCGTCGATGTGGGCGATGATGCCGATGTTGCGAATTTTGGAGAGGTCTGTCGCCATGGCTGTTTAGGAGTTAACCGCCAAGGACGCCAAGGACGCCAAGGGGGATTAAGTTGTTCTCACTGAGGGAAATTCACCACGACGGCACAACGGGCACGACGAAGATACAAATGACGAATACTTCCGATTGTATCTTTCACTCAGCAACGATGCCTACCGTAACGCCCATGCATGCCTCTCGCCTCTCCGTCGTGCTCGTCGTGTCGCTGTGGTTCAATCAGCGATTATTCCTTGGCGTCCTTGCGTCCTTGGCGGTTCAATTCTTCCGCGCATAAAAAAAGCTAGGGGCCGGGGATGAAGGCGCTCGCAGCGCCCTGATCCTCAGCCCCTAGCTCGTTGACTCTAAAACGACTACCAGCCGAAGTGAGCGAACGCCTTGTTCGCGTCGGCCATACGGTGGACGTTTTCACGACGGCTGACAGCGGCGCCTTCGCGGTTGTACGCGGCGACCAGTTCGTCGGCCAGCTTCTGGGCGGTGGCGCGGCCCTTCTTTTCGCGGATGGCGATCAACACCCAGCGAATCGCCAGCGATTGCTGACGAACGCGGTTGACCTGCATCGGCACCTGGTAGGCGGCGCCGCCGACGCGCTTCGAGCGGACTTCGATCGACGGCTTCACGTTTTCCAGAGCTTGCTGGAAGACTTCGATCGGCTCGGCTTCCGGCAGACGCTCCTTGATCAGGTCCATCGCATCGTAGAACACGGCCTGGGCGGTGCTCTTCTTGCCGTCGTACATCAAGCAGTTGATGAACTTGCTGGCGAGGAGCGACCCGTACACCGGATCTGGCTTCAGTTGCTTACGGCTGGCAGTAATACGGCCCATGGGAATTAGCTGTCAGCGGTCGGCTGTCAGCACTCAGCTCAATGTGATTTGAAAAAGCTGCCGGCTGATCGCTGACAGCTGAAAGCTTCTAACTAGCTCTTCTTCGCACCGTACTTGCTACGGCTTTGCTTACGACCGTTGACGCCCAGCGTATCGAGGGCGCCGCGGACGACGTGGTAACGCACGCCCGGCAAGTCGCGAACGCGGCCGCCGCGGACGAGCACGATGCTATGTTCCTGCAGCGTGTGGCCTTCGCCCGGGATGTAAACGGTGACTTCCTTGCCGTTCGACAACCGCACACGGGTGATCTTCCGGAGAGCCGAGTTCGGCTTCTTCGGCGTCATCGTGCGGACTTGCAAGCAGACCCCGCGCTTGAAGGGGCAGCGATCGAGGATCGGTGACTTGCTGAACTTCCGCTTCGGCCGACGTTGGCTGCGGACCAGTTGGTTAATCGTG
This sequence is a window from Lacipirellula parvula. Protein-coding genes within it:
- the rpsG gene encoding 30S ribosomal protein S7 produces the protein MGRITASRKQLKPDPVYGSLLASKFINCLMYDGKKSTAQAVFYDAMDLIKERLPEAEPIEVFQQALENVKPSIEVRSKRVGGAAYQVPMQVNRVRQQSLAIRWVLIAIREKKGRATAQKLADELVAAYNREGAAVSRRENVHRMADANKAFAHFGW
- the rpsL gene encoding 30S ribosomal protein S12; the protein is MPTINQLVRSQRRPKRKFSKSPILDRCPFKRGVCLQVRTMTPKKPNSALRKITRVRLSNGKEVTVYIPGEGHTLQEHSIVLVRGGRVRDLPGVRYHVVRGALDTLGVNGRKQSRSKYGAKKS
- the fusA gene encoding elongation factor G, whose protein sequence is MATDLSKIRNIGIIAHIDAGKTTVTERMLFASGTKHRAGEVDRGTTTTDDDAEEAERGITIYSACVAFPWKVASNPGMPVKQVEVNLIDTPGHVDFTAEVERSLRVLDGAVIVFSAREGVEAQSETVWRQADKYHVPRIAFINKLDREGANFDTLVEEIRDRLGANPVALQIPMGLGPAHVANPFRGVIDLIRMKALTFPEGKEGRKIIEEEIPAEFAVDAALWRDDLLEKLYNYSNELMELALSGEPIPEPLIHKVVRDATVQQQIQPILCGSALHGIGVQPLLDGVAAYLPSPLDKPPVEGRDPTQKSHGKSKKAKEGEPDLPPIKRKPDPKEPFCGLVFKILPYKTGDLSWVRVYSGTLEGNSRVLNPGKNAKENVAQLWRIHASKKDEQLESATAGDIVGVIGLRDSVTGDTLCDTREPILLESIEFPQTVISMAIEPESTADKKKLSETLDMLRKQDPTFTASENEETGQTLIGGMGELHLEVIQHRLQRDFKLNVKVHNPRVSYRETIRTAAEAEGECRRLINGVQHTGVVRVKVEPAPNAAEIVVRAVPDHGLPGEYLAVVMEELENAAQGGGAFGFPLMWLKVTLLGGDVHETESSEIAFRTAANLAFDAAVREAGTVLLEPIMKLEISTPDEHVGDLVSDLQQRRAIINHTQSRGHLTVLHAEAPLEKLFGYSSAMRSLSQGRASCSMTPSTYAAAPDEVLKRFL